In one Chitinispirillales bacterium ANBcel5 genomic region, the following are encoded:
- a CDS encoding glycogen/starch synthase produces the protein MNNFQFDYLFTTRVESWAMFRKPFHDFFSEFEIDTLFRSERTFDPARRTVVFLSFENRFASLGGLAAIARLLPLQLHKNNERTLLLTPLHSNHKKIRTALEENCLKPVFTNERINLCSFSATVDLYRDVMAEIPSYYIGVRRFFTAEDDPYAYPNEKDLLLDSLAFSAAVPFVLNRLGITKNLVLHANDWETAPVAITSKMAVLSNLVSSARTVLTLHNSFDHGISNSEKVHFFGKSFPAQTILQSTIPLLNGPLTTVSGPFDYELRHDPLQSSIFTTHLQHLFSANPPIGVENGFFGKPRPPYHYNVIKRAALGDTGRLLEKKNRFREELHQIISKERGKEVIGKLKLQNSFKTPLLFMSGRLDLMQKGFDVIFHALKKRPKGSIKLLFCPSSASPEKLDFFKAIEKSCRGDIEIWPFRIPSEQYKKVLLGASFLVMPSFYEPFGAANEGFMHGTPVLARGTGGLWVQVRPANRVKVPDYYNSASYIEGALGEATGLLYREEYEARKWSGEWRECLELPPGRRVENKKYRSMVQAAGGAIDEAVKIFADQVAYGKMISNGIRSLKHFSWDSAVEKYKTIYDHASFRGNV, from the coding sequence ATGAATAATTTTCAATTCGATTATCTTTTTACTACACGGGTTGAGTCATGGGCTATGTTTCGCAAACCTTTCCATGATTTTTTCTCGGAATTTGAAATAGATACCCTGTTTCGAAGCGAACGGACGTTTGATCCTGCCCGCAGAACCGTAGTCTTTCTCTCCTTTGAAAACAGGTTCGCTTCATTGGGTGGACTGGCTGCCATTGCACGGCTGCTTCCTTTGCAACTGCACAAAAACAACGAACGAACACTTCTGTTAACCCCACTGCACAGCAATCATAAAAAGATCAGGACTGCGCTGGAAGAAAACTGCCTCAAGCCGGTTTTCACCAATGAACGAATCAATCTTTGTAGCTTTAGCGCGACAGTGGATCTGTACCGGGATGTCATGGCCGAAATCCCATCCTATTATATTGGAGTAAGAAGGTTTTTCACCGCGGAAGACGACCCGTATGCTTACCCTAACGAAAAGGATCTGCTGCTTGATTCCCTGGCCTTTTCGGCTGCGGTTCCTTTTGTTTTAAACAGACTGGGCATCACAAAAAACTTAGTACTGCACGCCAATGATTGGGAAACAGCGCCTGTTGCGATTACATCAAAAATGGCTGTACTAAGTAACCTGGTTAGTAGCGCGCGAACCGTTCTTACGCTTCATAACTCCTTTGACCATGGTATTTCAAACAGTGAAAAGGTACACTTTTTTGGCAAGAGTTTCCCGGCACAGACGATACTTCAGTCCACTATACCGTTGCTTAATGGTCCCTTAACCACAGTAAGCGGCCCCTTCGATTATGAATTGCGTCATGATCCGCTTCAGAGCTCGATTTTTACCACTCACCTTCAGCACCTCTTCTCGGCTAATCCGCCCATAGGTGTTGAGAATGGCTTCTTTGGAAAACCCCGTCCGCCTTACCATTATAATGTTATAAAACGGGCTGCTTTAGGAGATACCGGACGATTATTGGAAAAGAAGAATCGCTTTAGGGAAGAGCTACACCAGATTATTTCCAAAGAAAGAGGAAAAGAGGTAATAGGGAAGTTGAAGCTGCAGAACTCTTTCAAAACACCGCTTCTTTTTATGTCCGGACGTCTGGATCTGATGCAAAAGGGCTTTGATGTTATCTTCCATGCGCTTAAAAAGAGACCTAAGGGAAGTATCAAACTACTCTTTTGCCCAAGCAGTGCAAGTCCTGAAAAACTTGACTTTTTTAAAGCAATCGAAAAAAGCTGCCGGGGTGATATAGAAATATGGCCATTTAGAATCCCTTCAGAACAATATAAAAAAGTTTTGCTTGGCGCCTCGTTCCTTGTTATGCCCTCCTTTTACGAGCCCTTTGGCGCTGCAAATGAGGGCTTTATGCACGGGACCCCTGTTTTGGCAAGAGGTACCGGTGGGTTATGGGTCCAGGTCAGGCCGGCTAACAGAGTTAAAGTCCCTGATTACTATAACAGTGCCTCTTACATTGAAGGGGCTTTGGGGGAGGCTACAGGCTTACTCTACAGAGAGGAGTATGAGGCCCGGAAGTGGTCTGGCGAATGGAGAGAATGCCTTGAGCTGCCTCCGGGCAGAAGGGTTGAAAACAAAAAATACCGCTCAATGGTCCAGGCCGCAGGTGGTGCAATCGATGAAGCCGTAAAAATCTTTGCCGATCAGGTCGCTTATGGAAAAATGATCTCCAATGGAATTCGCTCGCTGAAACATTTTTCCTGGGACAGTGCGGTAGAGAAGTATAAAACGATTTATGACCACGCTTCTTTTAGGGGTAATGTCTGA
- a CDS encoding lysylphosphatidylglycerol synthase domain-containing protein has protein sequence MIVGKDVVSRIYRWCRVGYIKWSFRILVTLIFVAIVNRTVTLSEINDLLGRVTLPHLFAAFVLGVTGLFFQILRWHSVLLSLKIDTKLSGAAKTFLWGCFLGFLTPGKSGELFRAFELAPSKKSRTVLAALLDRFYSGVVILFAGIIAAALQFFSTDVKPLRSFLTPAVIFFTLSLLLLVFSKGISESIGAFSGDKKYLKTIARTILPSFITVATPLMIVFSVFSHCILLLQTTAVISMFIELDFAILLFIAAQSYAFMLLLPIFVANAGIREYSFFLFLNLFSVDASKGQISGIAMAASLLILIINILLPAIIGLIWMFLGTKRENVIPGQKSESAVPVISGDSSYE, from the coding sequence TTGATAGTTGGCAAGGATGTAGTGAGCCGGATATATCGGTGGTGCAGAGTGGGGTATATTAAATGGTCCTTCAGGATTCTTGTAACCCTCATTTTTGTAGCTATTGTAAATAGAACCGTTACGCTGAGTGAGATTAATGATCTGCTTGGTAGGGTAACATTGCCGCATCTTTTCGCTGCTTTTGTTCTTGGGGTGACGGGGCTGTTTTTTCAGATACTCAGGTGGCATTCGGTGCTTCTGTCCCTAAAGATCGATACCAAATTGTCAGGAGCTGCCAAAACTTTTCTGTGGGGTTGTTTTCTTGGATTCCTTACTCCGGGTAAATCGGGGGAGCTTTTCAGGGCATTTGAACTGGCTCCCTCAAAGAAATCGCGTACAGTGCTGGCGGCACTACTGGATCGGTTTTATTCCGGAGTGGTGATACTTTTTGCAGGCATAATAGCCGCGGCGCTTCAGTTTTTTAGTACCGATGTTAAGCCCCTTAGGTCATTTTTAACCCCCGCAGTCATCTTTTTTACTCTTTCTTTACTTTTACTGGTATTTAGCAAGGGTATCTCAGAATCCATTGGCGCCTTTTCAGGGGATAAAAAATATCTAAAAACTATCGCCAGGACCATTTTGCCTTCATTTATCACCGTAGCGACACCTCTCATGATCGTCTTCTCGGTTTTTTCCCATTGCATCCTTTTGCTACAGACTACAGCAGTTATCTCTATGTTTATTGAGCTTGATTTCGCAATACTGCTTTTTATTGCTGCTCAAAGCTATGCGTTTATGTTATTATTACCAATATTCGTTGCCAATGCAGGTATACGGGAGTATTCATTTTTTCTGTTTTTAAATTTGTTTAGCGTGGACGCGTCAAAGGGTCAGATATCGGGTATCGCGATGGCAGCATCGCTTTTAATCCTAATCATAAACATTTTATTACCGGCAATCATTGGACTTATCTGGATGTTTCTGGGTACAAAGAGAGAAAACGTTATCCCCGGGCAAAAGTCTGAATCGGCTGTTCCAGTGATCTCCGGAGACAGTAGCTATGAATAA
- the priA gene encoding primosomal protein N' — protein MGVAFPVAIPGIYDYSIPEELSDRISYGTPVLVEVRRKRTWGVAVQLREKSHYPNLKPVLEIKSGRWTDSNQSLLKLYQWMASYYQCDVGRVFRPFLSKSIMKTREKTLNVYSVTQKAEDDLKERHREILQRMRQSKQPLTVKEITQLTGASYSVVKTLQNKGYLKQELASVLRHADELSMETSSEQIQLTAEQQAAVEQIGATLKNPGKPFLLYGITGSGKTHVYTELTKSALSMGKGVIILVPEISLTPQTIQRFRSAIGEAITVIHSHMSDGERRDSLQEVISGRKRVLLGVRSAILAPVDNVGLIIVDEEHDGSYKQSDMEPRYNARDVAVMRGHIQKCVVVLGSATPSTESFHNAGNGKYNLIRLSSRFGASRLPKVEIIDMGEEHKANNWTPFSRHLLEQVQTTISKGYQTILLLNRRGFSAVLMCKQCSYTYSCPNCSVNLRYHRAETAIKCHLCGYYAGAPDTCPKCGGENMKYKGTGIQKAEEALKEKFPEARIIRMDQDTTRKKGAHISILETFAKGEADILLGTQMVAKGLNFPNVTLVGVLQADTGLHFPDFRASERTFQLLTQVAGRAGRSETPGEVVIQTYFPDETAVKTARTHDYQTFFEGEIETRRTLLYPPFGKLARVVMEGKCEKNVIDCITTAADTLQRAEIPEVLLLGPSPAVLSKIDTIFRYSLLLKSSSVAKLSSALNLIRENQKTISGSTRCIIDVDPVNML, from the coding sequence GTGGGGGTTGCTTTTCCAGTAGCTATCCCCGGGATCTATGACTATAGCATCCCCGAAGAGCTGTCTGATCGTATCTCTTATGGCACACCTGTGCTTGTTGAGGTCAGAAGAAAGCGTACCTGGGGGGTGGCTGTTCAGTTACGCGAAAAATCCCACTACCCCAACTTAAAACCGGTGCTTGAGATTAAATCGGGCAGGTGGACCGACTCAAATCAATCCCTTTTAAAGCTCTATCAGTGGATGGCTTCCTATTATCAGTGTGATGTTGGCAGGGTTTTCAGACCGTTTTTAAGCAAATCAATTATGAAAACCCGTGAAAAGACGCTCAATGTTTACAGTGTAACTCAAAAGGCCGAAGATGACTTAAAGGAGCGTCACCGGGAAATTCTTCAGAGAATGCGTCAGAGCAAACAACCTTTAACCGTAAAAGAGATAACCCAATTAACGGGCGCGTCCTACTCGGTGGTGAAGACGCTACAGAACAAAGGGTATCTTAAGCAGGAACTCGCTTCTGTTTTACGTCATGCCGATGAGTTGTCGATGGAGACGAGTTCAGAGCAGATTCAATTAACAGCTGAGCAGCAGGCTGCTGTTGAGCAGATAGGCGCTACCTTAAAGAATCCAGGTAAACCGTTTCTGCTTTACGGTATCACCGGAAGCGGAAAAACCCACGTTTACACAGAACTTACCAAGTCAGCATTATCCATGGGCAAGGGGGTGATTATCCTTGTTCCCGAGATCTCTCTTACCCCCCAGACCATTCAGCGCTTTCGTTCCGCGATAGGTGAGGCGATCACTGTTATTCACAGTCATATGTCTGATGGTGAGCGCCGGGATAGTCTTCAGGAGGTGATATCCGGACGTAAGCGTGTTCTGTTAGGCGTGCGCAGTGCTATATTGGCTCCTGTAGACAATGTGGGTTTAATAATTGTTGATGAAGAGCATGATGGCAGCTACAAGCAAAGTGATATGGAACCGCGCTATAACGCACGGGATGTCGCTGTGATGAGAGGGCATATTCAAAAATGTGTGGTTGTGCTTGGAAGTGCCACTCCCAGTACAGAGAGCTTTCATAATGCGGGCAATGGCAAATATAACCTGATTCGTCTCTCCTCCCGCTTTGGCGCCTCACGGCTCCCTAAGGTGGAAATAATCGATATGGGTGAAGAGCATAAGGCTAATAACTGGACCCCCTTTTCCCGTCACCTGCTTGAGCAGGTCCAAACAACCATCTCCAAAGGGTATCAAACTATACTGCTTTTAAACCGAAGAGGATTTTCGGCTGTTTTGATGTGTAAACAATGCAGCTACACCTATTCCTGTCCCAACTGTTCTGTTAATTTAAGGTATCACCGAGCCGAAACCGCTATCAAATGTCACTTGTGTGGTTATTATGCCGGTGCGCCTGATACCTGTCCCAAATGTGGTGGTGAAAACATGAAATATAAGGGTACAGGGATACAAAAAGCGGAAGAAGCGCTTAAGGAAAAGTTCCCGGAGGCCAGAATTATTCGTATGGATCAGGACACAACCCGAAAAAAAGGCGCGCATATTTCGATTCTGGAAACATTCGCAAAGGGTGAAGCCGATATTTTGCTTGGTACACAGATGGTCGCAAAGGGACTTAATTTCCCCAATGTAACACTTGTGGGTGTTCTTCAGGCCGACACAGGACTGCACTTTCCCGATTTCAGGGCTTCAGAGCGAACCTTTCAACTCTTAACACAGGTGGCAGGGAGAGCCGGCAGGAGCGAGACACCGGGTGAAGTAGTTATTCAAACGTATTTTCCCGATGAAACAGCGGTAAAAACAGCGCGTACTCACGATTATCAGACCTTTTTTGAAGGTGAGATCGAGACCCGCAGAACGCTTCTTTATCCTCCCTTTGGTAAACTTGCCAGAGTGGTTATGGAGGGTAAGTGTGAGAAGAATGTAATAGATTGTATCACAACAGCCGCAGATACTTTGCAACGAGCGGAAATACCGGAGGTACTGCTTCTGGGGCCTTCTCCGGCTGTTCTGTCGAAAATTGATACAATCTTTAGATACTCGCTGCTCCTAAAGTCCTCTTCGGTAGCTAAGCTCTCTTCTGCTTTAAATCTCATCAGAGAAAATCAGAAAACCATTTCTGGCAGTACTCGATGTATAATTGATGTTGATCCGGTGAATATGCTTTAA
- a CDS encoding FapA family protein gives MVRIPINEVKAGMILADDVSDHSGNLLMNRSHVLTEKSLEHLRKHNVEEVYIEDQAKSTAPASVRTPPIRVEIAKDSMKASITIDPPQTKASLKTEDLQKALSEAGVVFGVDQKALNDAVARWRKKGESVYIETAAQGREAVANLEGSFEPVINCIKDHSMLETIKKAEHFWQLPKDAQIFDRVDPGYMIARRGDPVHSEPGKNVLGDLVFSEQVIEQKVDLGDGAAFKDDSVIIAEKSGFAYHLNETIGVVPICFDGGADLEISNDCMSAKLIVHKPGERGKAPTREDIFALLKEHQVNNGILEKEIDTICSQIKSGAYPEDGVEIAKGIPPQNGENGSLEFLFNTETSLQPKVGEDGIADYKNIDIINPVGANKKLVRLIAPQKGKEGRDIKGNVIPATDGKAATLPVGANTEVKEDEPDFLISTLDGIVKYNGISVEVQEGYVVEGDVDFSTGNIKYDKSVTVNGDVKSGFSIDCGGDLQVGGTAEDCNIHAGGTVLCKHGFLGQGKGVIEAKGDINLGFMKNQLIRTRGNVNIAKEAINCFILSRKSIHVHGNSLSVAGGDLIARVSIIVNVVGNASGIRTNLEVGVDYTHHEQLEQLDSQLKDINSNLKKCIEKEKYLEKMLKIKRRLPKESIELLQKLKENIAKYNKQVKILEDRKHITSEKLFDTENAFIRILRSAMPGTMFKIKDRHLLVKDTMTGPKTIRLINGVIKAI, from the coding sequence ATGGTACGTATTCCAATAAACGAAGTTAAAGCTGGGATGATTTTAGCAGATGATGTCAGTGATCACAGTGGTAACCTGCTGATGAATCGTTCGCATGTACTAACAGAAAAATCCCTTGAGCACCTGAGAAAACACAATGTAGAGGAAGTCTATATTGAAGATCAGGCCAAAAGCACTGCCCCGGCTTCGGTTAGAACACCACCGATACGAGTCGAGATAGCCAAAGATTCTATGAAAGCATCGATTACCATAGACCCACCTCAAACAAAAGCTTCATTAAAGACAGAAGATCTGCAAAAAGCCCTTTCAGAAGCAGGCGTGGTTTTTGGTGTAGACCAAAAGGCTTTAAATGATGCGGTAGCCAGATGGCGTAAAAAGGGGGAATCTGTCTACATTGAAACCGCTGCGCAGGGAAGAGAAGCAGTCGCTAATTTAGAAGGGAGCTTTGAACCTGTAATAAACTGTATAAAAGACCACAGCATGTTAGAAACGATAAAAAAGGCAGAACACTTTTGGCAACTACCCAAAGACGCGCAAATCTTTGATCGGGTTGATCCCGGGTATATGATCGCACGTCGCGGTGATCCGGTTCATTCTGAACCGGGGAAAAATGTACTGGGCGATTTGGTTTTCAGTGAACAGGTTATAGAACAAAAAGTAGATCTTGGTGATGGTGCAGCATTTAAAGACGATTCGGTTATTATTGCAGAAAAGAGTGGTTTTGCTTACCACTTAAACGAAACTATCGGAGTGGTTCCAATTTGCTTTGATGGTGGCGCTGACCTCGAAATCAGCAACGATTGCATGAGTGCAAAGCTTATCGTACACAAGCCCGGTGAAAGAGGTAAAGCACCCACCAGAGAAGATATCTTTGCCTTACTCAAAGAGCATCAAGTTAACAATGGTATCCTTGAAAAGGAAATCGACACTATTTGTAGCCAGATAAAAAGTGGAGCATATCCCGAAGACGGAGTGGAAATAGCCAAAGGTATACCACCGCAAAACGGAGAAAATGGTTCACTTGAATTTCTGTTTAATACAGAAACTTCTCTCCAACCCAAAGTTGGGGAAGATGGTATTGCGGATTATAAAAACATAGACATAATAAACCCCGTAGGGGCTAACAAGAAATTAGTAAGGCTCATTGCTCCACAAAAAGGTAAAGAGGGCAGGGATATAAAAGGCAATGTAATCCCTGCCACCGATGGCAAAGCGGCGACTCTCCCTGTTGGTGCAAATACGGAGGTTAAAGAGGATGAGCCCGATTTTCTTATATCTACTCTGGATGGAATCGTAAAATACAATGGCATATCGGTTGAGGTTCAGGAGGGGTATGTGGTTGAAGGAGACGTGGATTTTTCAACCGGAAATATTAAATATGATAAATCAGTTACCGTAAATGGTGATGTGAAGTCCGGATTTTCCATAGACTGTGGCGGCGATCTTCAGGTGGGCGGTACAGCTGAAGACTGCAATATTCATGCTGGTGGAACAGTTCTCTGTAAACACGGTTTCCTTGGGCAGGGCAAGGGAGTTATAGAAGCAAAAGGTGATATAAACCTGGGTTTCATGAAAAATCAGTTGATACGTACAAGAGGCAATGTAAATATTGCAAAAGAAGCTATCAATTGTTTTATTCTGTCGAGAAAATCGATACATGTTCACGGAAATTCACTTTCGGTTGCAGGTGGGGACCTGATAGCCAGAGTTTCGATTATTGTTAACGTTGTGGGTAACGCAAGCGGCATCCGTACCAACCTGGAAGTAGGGGTTGACTATACACACCACGAACAGTTAGAGCAGCTCGATAGTCAGCTCAAAGATATAAACTCCAATCTTAAGAAATGTATAGAGAAAGAAAAGTATTTGGAAAAGATGCTCAAAATAAAACGTCGGCTTCCCAAAGAAAGTATTGAGCTCCTACAAAAGCTCAAAGAAAACATCGCCAAATACAACAAGCAGGTTAAGATCCTTGAGGATCGAAAACACATAACATCCGAAAAGCTCTTTGATACAGAAAATGCTTTTATCAGAATACTTCGTAGCGCTATGCCTGGTACAATGTTCAAGATAAAAGATCGCCATTTACTGGTTAAAGATACCATGACCGGCCCCAAAACCATACGTTTGATAAATGGAGTGATAAAAGCTATTTAA
- a CDS encoding SpoIIE family protein phosphatase, which translates to MDREPVSSNTLLRSRLKRLLRYCRYFKRTCAQIKKENENLKKENRSINTELKVIKENLKTQDEILEEEKNLVKSIHSALTPSSLPDPPGLKVFALSIPHSEVGGDYYDFLVTPYQKTALLMYDVRGSGRTAAMIGGMAKILFIHALKAGYSPSEVFYYVNEELGKYINDGYFLTAFLSLYDRVSGKFIFSNAGHVAPYLYRKESAQLFSLNTEGTLIGHSAIKNEVSYREKIIRLDKGDKLLLYTDGLSETIDTTGRPYSSQLEKIVQHSAKLDVRSIVECILSDFNRFKDSSARKDDIAIAAIELCEPEAQVLDSGFIPADEPDMVIIHSYGQIQEVASVVLRKMDEADFADSVIKRTKVCIYELLNNAIKHGNRNDLSKKVYMLYKVDRYSLRLSVSDEGKGFDYRDLPNPLKPENLARNHGRGIFLIKKYMDEVQFNRAGNRVFVKKFRKR; encoded by the coding sequence ATGGACAGAGAGCCGGTTAGCTCAAATACGCTGCTTCGATCTCGTCTTAAGCGCCTGCTGCGATACTGTCGGTATTTTAAGAGGACCTGTGCGCAAATTAAAAAAGAGAACGAGAACCTAAAAAAAGAAAATCGTTCTATAAATACGGAGTTGAAGGTTATAAAGGAGAACCTCAAAACTCAGGATGAGATACTGGAAGAGGAAAAGAACCTTGTTAAATCTATACACTCTGCACTTACCCCGTCTTCTTTGCCTGACCCTCCTGGGTTAAAAGTTTTTGCCCTTTCCATACCACATTCAGAGGTGGGGGGAGACTATTACGATTTCCTGGTAACACCTTACCAGAAAACCGCACTATTAATGTACGACGTTAGAGGATCGGGCAGAACTGCTGCCATGATCGGTGGAATGGCAAAAATACTCTTTATTCATGCCCTTAAAGCCGGGTACAGTCCTTCTGAAGTGTTTTATTACGTTAACGAAGAGCTCGGCAAGTATATAAATGATGGTTATTTTTTAACTGCGTTCCTCTCTTTGTATGACAGAGTGAGTGGAAAATTTATCTTCTCCAACGCAGGGCATGTTGCACCTTACCTTTATCGAAAAGAGAGTGCTCAGCTTTTTTCCCTAAATACAGAAGGAACTCTTATCGGGCACTCCGCAATCAAAAACGAGGTTTCTTACCGCGAAAAAATCATTAGATTAGATAAAGGTGATAAGCTTTTGCTTTACACTGATGGTTTGAGTGAAACTATCGACACCACAGGCAGACCCTACTCTTCACAGCTTGAAAAGATCGTTCAACATTCTGCTAAACTGGATGTCCGCAGTATAGTAGAATGTATTCTTAGTGATTTTAACCGGTTTAAAGACAGTTCCGCCCGCAAGGATGATATTGCCATCGCAGCCATAGAACTATGTGAGCCTGAAGCACAGGTTCTTGATTCAGGATTTATTCCCGCTGATGAACCTGATATGGTTATTATTCATAGTTACGGGCAGATACAAGAGGTCGCGTCGGTTGTTTTAAGAAAAATGGATGAGGCGGATTTTGCCGACAGTGTGATTAAAAGGACGAAAGTTTGTATCTACGAACTACTTAATAACGCGATTAAACACGGTAACAGAAATGATTTATCCAAAAAAGTGTATATGCTCTACAAAGTAGACAGGTACAGCCTTAGATTAAGCGTCTCTGATGAAGGCAAGGGGTTTGATTACCGTGATTTACCCAATCCATTAAAACCCGAAAACCTTGCCCGGAATCATGGCAGGGGAATCTTTTTGATAAAAAAATATATGGATGAAGTACAGTTCAATCGTGCTGGCAACAGGGTGTTTGTCAAAAAATTCCGCAAACGTTAA
- a CDS encoding rhomboid family intramembrane serine protease: protein MRYHGYSTTGRALRALLIANVAVYLLQLLPGIGTFVFDFGSLVPYETFLQGQLWRTVTYMFLHSTTSIFHILFNMLVLYMFGMDLESHWGPRRFLTFYFICGIGAAFFSLFSLLDPAGRSIHVIGASGAVLGVLTACAYYWPDRQILLFFIIPIKIKYFVIGFAVYSLFGSIGPAGGGISHLSHLGGIAVGYGYLKSYSHLYGWYIRVINSWNQRKRTANVQGQVNRKRYFEEQVDPILEKIAREGMDSLSPSEKKTLKKAAKMDKERLKKKGILPFNLFR from the coding sequence ATGAGATATCATGGGTATTCGACCACCGGAAGAGCATTGCGTGCACTACTTATTGCAAACGTTGCCGTTTATCTTCTTCAGTTACTCCCGGGTATAGGTACATTTGTATTTGATTTTGGATCATTGGTTCCATACGAGACCTTTCTTCAGGGACAGCTTTGGCGAACTGTCACGTACATGTTCCTTCACTCTACCACCAGTATTTTTCATATCCTCTTTAATATGCTTGTGCTTTATATGTTTGGAATGGATCTGGAGAGTCACTGGGGGCCACGCAGATTTCTAACCTTTTATTTTATTTGTGGAATAGGGGCAGCCTTTTTCTCTCTCTTTAGTCTTCTTGATCCGGCAGGAAGGTCTATACATGTTATTGGTGCTTCTGGTGCGGTGCTTGGAGTGTTAACAGCCTGCGCATATTACTGGCCTGACCGTCAGATTTTGCTCTTTTTTATTATTCCGATAAAAATAAAGTATTTCGTGATAGGGTTTGCCGTCTATTCCCTTTTTGGCTCAATAGGGCCTGCCGGAGGTGGCATCTCTCATCTTTCACATCTTGGTGGCATTGCAGTTGGATACGGGTATCTTAAATCATATTCCCACCTTTATGGTTGGTATATCAGAGTAATCAATTCCTGGAATCAGCGAAAGCGAACAGCAAATGTGCAGGGGCAGGTAAATCGAAAGAGGTATTTTGAGGAGCAGGTTGATCCCATACTCGAAAAAATTGCACGTGAAGGGATGGATTCACTCTCTCCTTCAGAAAAGAAAACTCTGAAGAAGGCAGCAAAAATGGATAAAGAGCGTTTGAAAAAAAAGGGTATATTACCTTTTAATCTTTTCCGGTAA
- the coaD gene encoding pantetheine-phosphate adenylyltransferase, producing the protein MPTAIYPGTFDPVTYGHIDIAVRASKIFKKVIAVVASNPGKNPLFTVEERVDMVSEALAHVPHIEVISYSGLIVDCVREYNATAIIRGLRAISDFDYEFQMAFTNRNLLDSAETVFLMPSSEYIYLNSTLVKQIAQHGAGSQVCTFVPEFVKEQLIKKLKKNR; encoded by the coding sequence ATGCCTACAGCAATTTATCCCGGAACTTTTGATCCCGTTACCTATGGCCATATAGATATTGCAGTCAGAGCATCAAAAATATTTAAAAAAGTGATTGCGGTGGTTGCATCTAATCCGGGCAAAAATCCTCTTTTTACAGTTGAGGAACGGGTGGATATGGTAAGTGAGGCTCTTGCACATGTTCCCCACATTGAAGTTATAAGCTATTCGGGACTCATTGTCGATTGTGTTCGTGAGTATAACGCTACTGCAATTATCAGAGGTTTGCGGGCTATATCCGATTTTGATTATGAGTTTCAGATGGCTTTTACCAACAGAAATCTTCTGGATAGTGCCGAAACCGTCTTTCTTATGCCCAGTTCTGAGTATATTTATCTCAATTCAACTCTGGTAAAACAAATTGCACAGCATGGGGCTGGAAGTCAGGTTTGTACCTTTGTGCCGGAATTTGTGAAAGAGCAGCTTATAAAAAAACTAAAAAAGAACAGATAG
- a CDS encoding RsmD family RNA methyltransferase, which translates to MRLRIISGELKGRMLNVTLKDERFRPTLERTRESVSEILKKKITGAIVADMCAGSGAMGFEMLSRGASRVDFYEKDKKVADQIYKNGVQLGVEDRVRVYREDIQKLFSTSRRYSIIFYDPPYDNEILATLVPRMFEHLLESGILVYERRRLKGEKTAPAPQSKENLWDSRIYSSSVIEFYKI; encoded by the coding sequence ATGCGTCTAAGAATAATTTCCGGTGAGCTCAAGGGGCGTATGCTCAATGTGACGCTTAAAGATGAACGGTTCAGGCCCACTCTTGAGCGAACGAGAGAATCGGTTAGCGAAATACTAAAGAAAAAAATAACCGGTGCAATTGTTGCTGATATGTGTGCTGGAAGTGGTGCTATGGGGTTTGAAATGCTCAGTAGAGGTGCTTCAAGGGTAGATTTTTACGAGAAAGATAAAAAAGTCGCAGATCAGATTTATAAAAATGGAGTACAATTGGGAGTGGAGGATAGAGTAAGAGTATATCGTGAAGATATTCAGAAACTTTTCTCCACATCAAGACGCTACAGTATCATCTTTTACGATCCGCCCTATGATAACGAAATTCTTGCTACACTCGTACCTCGAATGTTTGAGCATCTGCTGGAGTCTGGAATACTTGTTTATGAAAGGCGCCGTTTAAAAGGCGAAAAAACTGCCCCTGCACCGCAAAGTAAGGAAAATCTGTGGGACAGCAGGATTTACAGTAGTTCTGTAATAGAGTTCTATAAGATTTAA